In Labeo rohita strain BAU-BD-2019 chromosome 16, IGBB_LRoh.1.0, whole genome shotgun sequence, one DNA window encodes the following:
- the LOC127178630 gene encoding uncharacterized protein LOC127178630 has protein sequence FLLSDGEQPSLSTVATEQVQQGTSVCRICGINFTTTSNLRRHEKEQHDGEEPMMCIDTKNGLYVTTNHSHGVRLPIHVQKCLPARLYDCEVDECRDFMSIAAQSGNPGKECYHLERTRKAHVYIPPPALNTESLNDTVKKGIMSTSRQEECMALYQRANADEADSVFPVFWGEHSLSDRYIFFSVYTGEKDNWCKFGRTISTFDTKSGITVYGKECPVCRILVCFQDYNSGFHNYNNRIFLSIPLCSFLTTGLSNHIAVGRMLHTIESHSATTVPHNSQLTKAFYHFSALRRYSYSYFCYRCGHHPSVVIADTNWKVAFELPVHLLKRPEKHNDTSQETEISVAARWENLEKEIIATGFCDDASSNPFRSTLSYSGFAPWMGQHTRRSETLPKTGIFKGLSQSDRASTSKERTNGKDIDEDQILHVLSYIHFTMQHSSIKFFS, from the exons tttttattATCAGATGGGGAACAACCTTCTCTGTCGACTGTTGCAACTGAGCAAGTCCAACAAGGAACCAGTGTTTGTCGTATTTGTGGGATTAATTTCACCACCACCTCAAACTTGAGAAGGCATGAAAAGGAGCAGCATGATGGAGAAGAACCAATGATGTGCATTGACACCAAAAATGGACTCTATGTGACAACAAATCATTCTCATGGAGTGAGACTTCCTATACATGTACAAAAGTGTTTGCCAGCACGGCTGTATGATTGTGAAGTAGATGAATGTAGAGACTTCATGAGCATAGCTGCTCAAAGTGGAAACCCTGGGAAAGAATGCTACCACCTAGAGAGGACCAGAAAAGCCCATGTGTATATTCCACCTCCAGCACTGAACACTGAGTCTTTGAATGACACGGTAAAAAAAGGAATAATGTCAACATCTAGACAAGAAGAATGTATGGCACTATACCAACGCGCTAACGCAGATGAAGCTGACAGTGTGTTTCCAGTTTTCTGGGGGGAACACAGTCTCTCTGACAGATACATATTCTTCTCCGTGTACACTGGTGAGAAGGACAACTGGTGTAAGTTTGGGAGGACCATTTCAACATTTGACACAAAATCAG GCATTACAGTTTATGGAAAGGAGTGCCCAGTGTGCCGAATTCTAGTTTGTTTTCAGGACTACAATTCAGGATTTCATAATTATAACAACAGGATCTTTCTTTCCATACCCTTATGTTCGTTTCTGACAACCGGCCTTTCG aatCACATTGCTGTTGGACGGATGCTGCACACAATTGAGTCCCATTCTGCAACTACAGTGCCACACAACTCACAACTCACAAAAGCATTTTATCACTTTTCTGCTCTCAGGAGGTATTCCTACAGCTACTTCTGTTACCGCTGTGGACACCACCCATCTGTTGTCATTGCTGATACAAACTGGAAGGTTGCATTTGAATTGCCAG TTCATCTTTTGAAACGTCCAGAAAAACATAACGACACATCCCAGGAAACAGAGATCAGCGTGGCAGCAAGGTGGGAGAATCTGGAGAAGGAAATTATAGCCACTGGATTCTGTGATG atGCATCCAGCAATCCATTTAGAAGCACGTTATCATACTCTGGCTTTGCTCCATGGATGGGGCAACATACGAGGAGGAGTGAAACCCTGCCCAAAACAGGGATTTTCAAAGGGCTATCCCAAAGTGACAGGGCCAGCACCAGTAAAGAAAGGACAAATGGAAAGGACATTGACGAGGACCAGATTTTGCACGTGCTTTCTTACATTCATTTTACTATGCAACATAGTAGTATAAaatttttttcctaa
- the LOC127178950 gene encoding uncharacterized protein LOC127178950, whose protein sequence is MFVKLQKAGETNTQPREVQSKDPDVSAKLDSMPEEGKKFSVSMFPIEQTHKETISRLYAEKRNDDNVIARISHYALLYLRDLKSVLPPHLLSDTSSTAMPWLTDNAVNCRIAQIAEGTNDVVALNTDKFILWHRDWQRDAKVSDEHLKELEKTSEFLKILLPRIVGPGDNPEKGNHFILWVFDMTTKTIRVYDNTDQYVTISILDMEVLKDAFRNIASLNSWTVSSPRQWQRDDRRNCGVFVCTMAEMEARNVQMCHEVLHNEQMCHLRLYHASCMVKTVQSAKQNTCMAQDAGVCIYQKYHSKVMHPDVKSLDWIQCDLCKKWLHADCAGISLDIVTEDTTFCCGCDTKHVHTFEKTLALLKQGWLVELLIEDQEILNLHKGLENGTVRSNRMFLFKNPTFFPKLKMKLSQKFCFFDEEQTDRIIKRIYTVTQLPRVSLESTTYILEVLTPELTFIILHKTEGFHRFQAEMAL, encoded by the exons ATGTTTGTGAAACTCCAAAAAGCTGGAG aaacaaacacacagcctAGAGAAGTACAGAGCAAAGATCCAGATGTCTCAGCGAAACTGGATAGCATGCCAGAGGAAGGGAAGAAGTTTTCGGTGTCAATGTTCCCAATTGAGCAGACACACAAG GAGACAATCTCCAGACTGTACGCTGAGAAGAGAAACGATGATAATGTCATTGCCAGAATTTCTCACTATGCCCTTTTGTATCTGCGGGACCTGAAATCTGTTCTCCCTCCACATCTGTTGAGTGACACGAGCAGTACAGCAATGCCTTGGCTAACTGATAAT GCTGTAAATTGTCGCATTGCTCAGATTGCCGAAGGCACTAATGAT GTTGTGGCCTTGAACACTGACAAATTCATTTTGTGGCACAGGGATTGGCAGAGAGATGCAAAAGTGTCAGATGAGCATTTGAAAGAGCTTGAg AAAACCTCAGAATTCCTGAAAATACTTTTACCAAGGATTGTTGGACCTGGGGATAACCCAGAGAAGGGAAACCACTTCATTCTTTGG gtTTTTGATATGACTACAAAAACCATCAGAGTTTATGACAACACTGATCAGTATGTGACAATTTCAATCCTGGACATGGAAGTTCTGAA ggATGCTTTTAGAAATATTGCCTCCTTGAACAGTTGGACTGTGTCCAGTCCACGTCAATGGCAGAGAGATGACAGAAGGAACTGTGGTGTTTTTGTATGCACA ATGGCAGAGATGGAAGCTAGAAATGTTCAAATGTGCCATGAAGTGCTGCACAATGAACAGATGTGTCACCTTCGGCTCTACCATGCCTCATGCATG GTTAAAACAGTGCAgagtgcaaaacaaaacacatgtaTGGCCCAAGATGCTGGAGTTTGCATTTACCAAAAATATCATTCAAA AGTAATGCACCCAGATGTCAAGTCACTGGACTGGATTCAGTGTGATCTTTGCAAAAAATGGCTGCATGCAGACTGTGCTGGCATCAGCCTTGACATAGTCACAGAGGATACAACATTCTGCTGTGGATGTGACACTAAACATGTGCACACCTTCGAGAA aacacTGGCACTCTTGAAGCAGGGCTGGTTGGTTGAACTTTTAATAGAGGATCAAGAGATCTTg AACTTACACAAAGGCTTGGAAAATGGCACAGTAAGATCcaacaggatgtttttattcaaaaatcCCACATTTTTTCCAAAGTTGAAAATGAAactcagtcaaaagttttgtttttttgacgaAGAACAG ACAGACAGGATCATTAAAAGGATATACACGGTTACACAATTGCCTAGAGTTTCCCTGGAAAGCACGACCTACATTCTTGAAGTTTTGACCCCGGAG CTTACATTCATAATTCTGCACAAGACGGAGGGATTTCACAGATTCCAGGCAGAAATGGCTTTATAG